The Longimicrobium sp. genome contains the following window.
CACGCGCCGACGGGCTGGCCATCGAACTGGGTGAAGCGGCCCCCGGCCTCGGAAAGGATGACGTTCATGGGCGCGTAGTCCCAGTACGATCCGGCGATGGGGTCGCAGAGCAGGTCCATGCGGCCGGTGGCCACCAGGAAGTAGCCATAG
Protein-coding sequences here:
- a CDS encoding inositol monophosphatase family protein — protein: YGYFLVATGRMDLLCDPIAGSYWDYAPMNVILSEAGGRFTQFDGQPVGAWTSALATNTRLHAAASSILRGA